A single region of the Sorex araneus isolate mSorAra2 chromosome 7, mSorAra2.pri, whole genome shotgun sequence genome encodes:
- the NUCKS1 gene encoding nuclear ubiquitous casein and cyclin-dependent kinase substrate 1 isoform X1 — protein sequence MSRPVRNRKVVDYSQFQESDDADEDYGRDSGPPAKKIRSSPREAKNKRRSGKNSQEDSEDSEEKDVKTKKDDSHSAEDSEDEKEDHKNVRQQRQAASKAASKQREMLMEDVGSEEEQEEEDEAPFQEKDSGSDEDFLMEDDDDSDYGSSKKKNKKMVKKSKPERKEKKMPKPRLKATVTPSPVKGKGKVGRPTASKASKEKTPSPKEEDEEPESPAEKKASASPPPEKSGDEGSEEEAQSGED from the exons AAATAGGAAGGTCGTTGATTATTCACAGTTTCAGGAATCTGATGATGCCG ATGAAGATTATGGAAGAGATTCAGGCCCTCCAGCTAAGAAAATTCGATCATCTCCCCGAGAAGCTAAAAATAAGAGACGGTCTGGAAAGAATTCTCAGGAAGACAG CGAGGATTCTGAAGAAAAAGATGTGAAGACCAAGAAAGATGATTCTCACTCAGCAG AGGACAGTGAAGATGAAAAGGAAGATCATAAAAATGTGCGCCAGCAACGACAGGCAGCCTCCAAAGCAGCGTCGAAACAGAGAGAGATGCTCATGGAAGACGTAGGCAGTGAAGAAgaacaagaggaggaggatgaagcgCCATTCCAGGAGA AAGATTCCGGCAGTGATGAAGATTTCCTCATGGAAGACGATGATGATAGTGACTATGGcagttcaaaaaagaaaaacaaaaagatggtTAAGAAATCCAAacctgagagaaaagaaaagaaaatgcccaaACCCAGACTAAAGGCAACAG tgacGCCAAGTCCAGTGAAAGGCAAAGGGAAGGTGGGTCGCCCCACCGCTTCCAAGGCATCCAAGGAAAAGACTCCTTCTCCCAAAGAAGAAGACGAGGAGCCGGAGAGCCCCGCCGAGAAGAAAGCCTCCGCAAGCCCACCACCTGAGAAGTCTGGGGATGAAGGGTCTGAAGAGGAAGCCCAGTCTGGGGAGGATTAA
- the NUCKS1 gene encoding nuclear ubiquitous casein and cyclin-dependent kinase substrate 1 isoform X2 produces MSRPVRNRKVVDYSQFQESDDADEDYGRDSGPPAKKIRSSPREAKNKRRSGKNSQEDSEDSEEKDVKTKKDDSHSAEDSEDEKEDHKNVRQQRQAASKAASKQREMLMEDVGSEEEQEEEDEAPFQENSGSDEDFLMEDDDDSDYGSSKKKNKKMVKKSKPERKEKKMPKPRLKATVTPSPVKGKGKVGRPTASKASKEKTPSPKEEDEEPESPAEKKASASPPPEKSGDEGSEEEAQSGED; encoded by the exons AAATAGGAAGGTCGTTGATTATTCACAGTTTCAGGAATCTGATGATGCCG ATGAAGATTATGGAAGAGATTCAGGCCCTCCAGCTAAGAAAATTCGATCATCTCCCCGAGAAGCTAAAAATAAGAGACGGTCTGGAAAGAATTCTCAGGAAGACAG CGAGGATTCTGAAGAAAAAGATGTGAAGACCAAGAAAGATGATTCTCACTCAGCAG AGGACAGTGAAGATGAAAAGGAAGATCATAAAAATGTGCGCCAGCAACGACAGGCAGCCTCCAAAGCAGCGTCGAAACAGAGAGAGATGCTCATGGAAGACGTAGGCAGTGAAGAAgaacaagaggaggaggatgaagcgCCATTCCAGGAGA ATTCCGGCAGTGATGAAGATTTCCTCATGGAAGACGATGATGATAGTGACTATGGcagttcaaaaaagaaaaacaaaaagatggtTAAGAAATCCAAacctgagagaaaagaaaagaaaatgcccaaACCCAGACTAAAGGCAACAG tgacGCCAAGTCCAGTGAAAGGCAAAGGGAAGGTGGGTCGCCCCACCGCTTCCAAGGCATCCAAGGAAAAGACTCCTTCTCCCAAAGAAGAAGACGAGGAGCCGGAGAGCCCCGCCGAGAAGAAAGCCTCCGCAAGCCCACCACCTGAGAAGTCTGGGGATGAAGGGTCTGAAGAGGAAGCCCAGTCTGGGGAGGATTAA